The Paenibacillus sp. 481 DNA window GGGGATGGTACCGTTAGCTGAGGGTGCCGTAAATTACGAACCGATTATTGATCATATTGATCATACGGATCATTTTGCATCCTTGGAGTGGTTCGGGCCTCAGCCGTTTGAAGTGCTGAGCCGAGAAATAAAATGGTTGCGGGCGCTGAAAGAGGCCAAGCTGGAAGCTGTTTATTTGTAGGAATCAAGCTGAAGGGGATGTCTCGCTGTCATGTTCAATGACGGTTGAGACATCCCCTACATTTGCAACCTGCTATCGGTCTATTTACGTAGTAGCTCCCGAGTCGCGATGCGGCTCGTCTTGCTCTAGCGCATAATCAAAATCGTCAATATCATAAATCGGAATCGGAACTTCATTGTTGATGAGCCGCTCTAAAAATTCGAACTGATCCGTAAGCAATGGAGCTTGCTCGCGAGTTGACGTTAAGATAAGCTCAGTCTCAACCGGATCGAACAGTTCGCCGTAACGTGCGCTATCGACTGCATTTAAGATGATGCAAGATACGTTGGCATGCAACAATAAAGGGGAGCTTTGTCGCCATGGAACAGACAAGGCTCGTTCAATTTTTTTGCGATTCAGTTCACTTTCGAAATAAGAAATTAATTCCTCAATCTTTTCCTTTGCATGCATATCTTCCTCTGGATCAGGCAAGACATGCTCTCCACTTTGCCGTATTTCGTACAGTTCTCTAATGGTCGTATATGGAATGATGTATTGTACAGGGCGGTGTGGAGCAAGTAAATGTCCATACACCGCTAACATGACGGCTTCAATAACAAAACGCCGAGGCTTCACAATCGATCCCCCTTATCTGAGATGTGCGATGACAGCTGGTATGACTGTTTCAAATTGAGACTATCTATATTTACATAATACCACCTTGCCCCATCAGGCACTAGAGTAAACGGTACAAGTTGTAAGCATTGTACGAATTTAGGCGGAAAACGGCTACTGCTCGCGATTTTTAAAATACGTCCAAATATGCTGTAGATCGTGGCTT harbors:
- a CDS encoding ADP-heptose synthase, encoding MKPRRFVIEAVMLAVYGHLLAPHRPVQYIIPYTTIRELYEIRQSGEHVLPDPEEDMHAKEKIEELISYFESELNRKKIERALSVPWRQSSPLLLHANVSCIILNAVDSARYGELFDPVETELILTSTREQAPLLTDQFEFLERLINNEVPIPIYDIDDFDYALEQDEPHRDSGATT